One part of the Pseudopipra pipra isolate bDixPip1 chromosome 3, bDixPip1.hap1, whole genome shotgun sequence genome encodes these proteins:
- the LOC135412348 gene encoding spectrin beta chain, non-erythrocytic 2-like isoform X2, producing the protein MSGSTARKVQPFTISTRLSLPKCAADFPGAACPGIALASALDSHRGLRRSINERISLYLAHARAGPAAPAEQPRSPGPGEDGGTDEDRLNRNSLARSIKKITLSNRYGEAGAGNAGRPGDPARVGSERNHNNNNSRTGKAQFKVFLRKDVDAEDEQQEPGNLQASVFRSPVDRCSPYYALAGSPVSSPQKESPKGKESTAAPRCSGRSTVGAALLLDPSPLVAQFNREMLQAEGWVRGKLRDLKDGCDLQDWEEVAQTLQRDMKDFENTLIKLNQMGEQLMWQASPSAEAVRRQLLALQGQWQLLKQTAASQSKALGGLRSLQDFNRKAERLEAWIKHKEEKPSLAALLQESPDKIQLTRRILDLKQEEQQFQSLHKEVNSLAQKLEKQGKSESRNISARRKHLNKTWLRLQGTLKEHHETLQLALEVSAFFQQADILLGAIHAKQSSICGTGKSVEGVPCQDRDVRDIASQVMMLDVTVSQLLNLQPSLAAQVTSKHQDVKESWAQLQQALRSEKAPALANISPGSKAVALNVEPRGDNSSHGTVGKEAGAKWTRGLGSMVATDVLGKMAEHKRGEESSPCSPVGQPPHGGDNKRRREAETEWGMQQLEVQVQDVCQAVNTQTLSLYNESVGPGVSPCPVESLKAAQIQQKPLDHSSSVRAVLLEGPMPGRPPGSPKVKAMLRELGELWEDLQRKHQENGVVLREIDKALRLVGELDQAERWLQAVSGSLSEPAAMRSPAELRQDLEEMGQLEKQLLTCGLKLQALREEAAGESPTEHEGARKMQRKVEMVEEKLAHVQAALRRRAADLRDSLVLSEFLQDLQEEEALNQQGSAAPGSRCCSLQGSFPLLSAQAEQPLSSEDMSSPLGELQEAVEMLNDAAKERERVMEVAAEMESLEHLVAEVSPQLDALQCRAKVLAQDIARAESSFTTVKSEKDLQGLQGLLSRQQEMEHAVSETLQGQLEELERAAAHLQELCPTQQCPTSRQVQETLWAWAGLRELLWETRTRVQQASRLWHFFKDYLAMISWTEDTRAQIFSESPSSPSLPKTPCEELERRIEEKLKEFEALAASGQQLVSEEHYLSATIKERLEELQSMLGWVLVRWRAQRHQQDLESKQEDRRDPESPSSTSLTSQEQHISCALSHLESVHSPVEFMPCSLLEPVQSSEPWLPGETAISAQASALSEAPSGVEQSWGTPSSKTPRGAGPPKEPVTWDPAETSTLLLPPRGPSGLGGTVNLILSVGKKGEKKKAHPLAGGERPEEEALRTLPATKLSGCKTFWKRCQGLLGNTWGSLKRKRKPPHQPMEEVQVEARKTSTAKQPPAVVHRPPASGSGMPAVSHTMPKAGAGSLFNSLQRREQARAEQAQLLTLQGIMGESSLRPTPEEHHGPSNTWPQKCGRRKGGLGAAAAGSQLGELLLYVRNPLVQDIDAECGAAPQDPCLSDPKTTCPRLSLGSVLSLELPRDAMVLGCHRRATAWQQKAEGQEQRQSGGMRPREPTGTHGVGWQEEVDMDGCSPQGPSKSLGTSPKSERGTWFEEVSFNPSYSQHRTYRAGEEHQILQHSSSIGKDLLDLRPSQPSHVGMQHEWVSREGDELATQLGQDGSPSATGRARHRKATRLELGSSPVRTPGRAGAIPGPASTPRPASSSQPRRSPASPTAPTQLSVFEWALASPQPHSPVLGTEEVCHPAHGQFEEEEEELQAIWDGADEQRTQSPPGGSCASQQTGSRTGSLPSPNTTVGGPLILSSANNVLVAQFTLPTTARLLCSPSGEKSPKVVHSGRGSPSGLKVSPHLEELVSAVPLDGSSAWDRRKHGQEERESSNVLPGKMEFQMMEGTLERKHVLQTGGRKASCRAWGLFHAVLMRQTLCFYQDRRDSLKSSVVALPLNLSGAICTPDAEYTKKTNCFRLQLQDGSEYLLRAPSQPLMNEWVSKLQQNSGFPEVDYFQAVAQCVEGTGGTGGFSKVPSPGSSHLQGHNQVMTTRSQEIVMLPCSNTRLQRSLGSQDGPAKGTVAAAEDAQGAGHKEQQWSPGGSPRLWDNICQEDDYGLVTNKRRSYSFTSATYQKITPVVMPKEPVEAGSSYSVTLYIGEQVPAMPRARCHSFVAQTGSPRDTLGEKTTSPLRPKNKSVFKKFFGKKE; encoded by the exons GTCTTTCTCAGGAAGGACGTGGATGCAGAGGATGAGCAGCAGGAGCCTGGGAATCTTCAGGCCAGTGTTTTCCGCTCTCCAGTGGACAGATGTTCTCCCTATTATGCG ctGGCAGGATCCCCAGTGTCGTCACCCCAGAAAGAGAGTCCTAAGGGCAAGGAATCCACTGCAGCACCAAGATGCAGTGGGCGAAGCACAGTGGGAGCAGCCCTCCTCCTCGACCCAAGTCCTCTGGTAGCCCAGTTCAACCGGGAGATGCTGCAG GCGGAGGGCTGGGTGCGAGGCAAGTTGCGGGACCTAAAGGACGGCTGCGATCTCCAGGACTGGGAGGAGGTGGCTCAGACCTTGCAGCGGGACATGAAGGATTTTGAGAACACTCTGATAAAGCTCAACCAG ATGGGTGAGCAGCTGATGTGGCAGGCAAGCCCCAGTGCTGAGGCAGTGCGGAGgcagctgctggccctgcagggTCAGTGGCAGCTCCTGAAGCAGACAGCTGCCAGCCAGAGCAAAGCCCTGGGTGGGCTACGGAGTCTGCAGGACTTCAACAGGAAAGCTGAGCGGCTGGAGGCGTGGATCAAGCACAAG GAGGAGAAGCCATCTCTGGCAGCCCTTCTACAGGAAAGCCCAGACAAGATCCAGCTCACCCGCCGCATCCTTGACTTGAAGCAG gaggagcagcagttcCAGAGTCTGCACAAGGAGGTGAACAGCCTGGCCCAGAAGCTGGAGAAGCAAGGCAAAAGTGAGAGCAGAAACATCTCAGCCCGGCGCAAGCACCTCAACAAAAC GTGGCTGCGGCTGCAGGGGACTCTGAAGGAGCACCACGAGACTCTGCAGCTGGCCCTGGAGGTGTCCGCCTTCTTCCAGCAAGCGGATATCCTGCTCGGGGCCATTCATGCGAAG CAGAGCAGCATCTGCGGCACAGGGAAGTCAGTGGAGGGTGTGCCATGCCAGGATCGGGATGTCAGGGACATAGCCAGCCAGGTGATG ATGCTGGATGTGACCGTGTCCCAGCTCCTAAacctgcagcccagcctggcagcccAGGTCACCTCAAAGCACCAAGATGTCAAggagagctgggcacagctccagcaggcACTGAG GTCAGAGAAGGCTCCAGCGTTGGCAAACATTTCCCCAGGGAGCAAAGCTGTGGCTCTGAATGTTGAGCCCCGAGGAGATAATAGCAGCCATGGgactgtgggaaaggaagcaggaGCCAAATGGACAAGAGGACTCGGGAGCATG GTGGCAACAGATGTGCTGGGGAAGATGGCAGAGCAcaagagaggggaggagagcagCCCTTGCTCCCCAGTGGGACAGCCCCCTCATGGAGGGGACAACAAAAG gaggagagaggcagagacTGAGTGGGgaatgcagcagctggaggtcCAAGTGCAGGATGTCTGCCAGGCAGTGAACACA cagACTCTGTCCCTGTACAATGAGAGTGTGGGTCCTGGAGTCTCCCCATGTCCTGTGGAGAGCCTGAAGGCAGCACAGATACAGCAGAAGCCCCTGGACCACAGCTCCAGTGTCagggctgtgctcctg gAGGGGCCAATGCCAGGGAGGCCCCCGGGGAGCCCAAAGGTGAAGGCCATGCTGCGAGAACTGGGGGAGTTGTGGGAGGACCTGCAGAGGAAGCACCAGGAGAACGGCGTTGTACTGCGAGAAATCGATAAG GCACTGAGGCTGGTGGGGGAGCTGGACCAGGCTGAGCGGTGGCTGCAAGCTGTGTCAGGGTCGCTCTCGGAACCAGCCGCCATGAGAAGCCCGGCGGAGCTGCGCCAGGACCTGGAAGAGATGGGccagctggagaagcagctctTGACGTGTGGCCTCAAGCTGCAGGCACTGCGGGAGGAAGCAGCAGGCGAGTCGCCCACTGAGCACGAGGGGGCGAGGAAGATGCAGAGGAAAGTGGAGATGGTGGAGGAGAA GTTGGCACATGTGCAGGCAGCCCTGCGGCGCCGGGCAGCAGATCTGCGGGACTCCCTGGTGCTGTCTGAGTTTCTGCAGGACCTACAAGAAGAGGAGGCACTGAACCAGCAGGGATCTGCAGCg CCAGGGAGCAGGTGTTGCAGCTTGCAGGGGTCTTTTCCCCTACTGTCAGCCCAGGCTGAGCAGCCTCTGAGCAGTGAGGACATGAGCAGCCCCTTGGGAGAGTTGCAGGAGGCTGTGGAGATGCTGAATGATGCAGCGAAGGAGCGGGAGCGAGTCATGGAGGTGGCAGCGGAGATGGAGAGCCTGGAGCATCTG GTGGCAGAGGTATCCCCTCAGCTGGACGCCCTTCAATGCAGAGCCAAGGTGTTGGCTCAAGACATTGCTCGAGCAGAGAGCAGCTTCACCACGGTGAAGAGCGAGAAGGACCTCCAAGGGCTGCAGGGCTTGCTGAGCCGCCAGCAGGAGATGGAG CATGCAGTGTCAGAGACCCTGCAGGGACAgttggaggagctggagagggcagCTGCCCACTTGCAAGAGTTGTGCCCCACTCAGCAGTGCCCCACCAGCCGGCAGGTGCAGGAGACGCTGTGGGCGTGGGCAGGGCTGCgagagctgctgtgggagaCTCGGACCCGAGTGCAACAGGCCAGCCGGCTGTGGCACTTCTTCAAGGATTATTTAGCCATGAT CTCCTGGACAGAGGACACACGGGCTCAGATCTTCTCTGAAAGCCCAAGCAGCCCCAGCCTCCCAAAAACTCCATGTGAAGAATTGGAGAGGAGGATCGAAGAGAAGCTCAAGGAGTTTGAGGCACTGGCAGCAtcagggcagcagctggtgtCTGAGGAGCACTACCTGAGTGCAACA ATAAAGGAGCGcttggaggagctgcagagcatgCTGGGCTGGGTGCTGGTGCGCTGGCGAGCACAGAGGCACCAGCAGGACCTGGAGAGCAAGCAGGAGGACAGGAGAGACCCAGAGAGCCCCTCAAGCACATCCCTTACCAGCCAA GAGCAGCACATCTCATGTGCACTGTCCCATCTGGAAAGCGTCCACAGCCCAGTGGAGTTcatgccctgctccctccttgAGCCTGTGCAAAGTTCAGAGCCATGGCTGCCGGGGGAAACAGCCATCTCCGCACAGGCATCAGCCCTCTCAGAAGCCCCATCAGgagtggagcagagctgggggacacCCAGCAGCAAAACACCTCGTGGTGCAGGACCCCCCAAGGAGCCTGTCACCTGGGATCCTGCTGAGACCTCcacgctgctgctgccaccgcGGGGCCCCAGTGGTCTCGGGGGGACGGTCAACCTCATCCTCAGCGTTGGCAAGAAGGGTGAGAAGAAGAAGGCACATCCGCTGGCCGGCGGCGAGCGGCCAGAGGAGGAGGCACTGCGGACG CTCCCCGCCACTAAACTCTCAGGCTGTAAAACCTTTTGGAAGCGTTGCCAGGGGCTTTTAGGAAACACTTGGGGTAGTTTAAAGCGAAAGAGAAAGCCACCTCACCAGCCAATGGAAGAG GTGCAGGTGGAGGCCAGGAAAACCTCCACCGCAAAGCAGCCACCCGCTGTCGTCCACCGCCCTCCAGCATCCGGCAGTGGGATGCCAGCTGTCTCCCACACCATGCCTAAGGCTGGGGCTGGCTCCCTCTTCAACAGCCTGCAGCGGCGGGAGCAGGCAAGGGCAGAGCAGGCCCAGCTGCTGACGCTCCAGGGCATCATGGGCGAAAGCTCCCTGCGGCCCACACCCGAGGAGCACCATGGCCCCAGCAACACGTGGCCTCAGAAGTGTGGTCGGAGgaagggggggctgggggcagctgctgctggatcccagcttggagagctgctgctctaTGTCAGGAACCCACTGGTGCAGGACATTGATGCCGAATGTGGGgcagccccccaggacccctgCCTCTCTGACCCGAAAACCACATGTCCCCGCCTTTCCCTGGGCTCAGTtctcagcctggagctgccccgggATGCAATGGTCCTGGGGTGCCACCGAAGGGCTACAGCATggcagcagaaggcagaggggcaagagcagaggcagagtggGGGGATGAGGCCAAGGGAGCCCACAGGCACACATGGGGTTGGATGGCAGGAGGAGGTAGATATGGATGGGTGCAGTCCCCAGGGACCCAGCAAGAGTTTGGGGACATCCCCCAAGAGTGAGCGAGGAACATGGTTTGAGGAGGTGAGCTTCAACCCCAGCTACAGCCAGCACAGGACATACCGTGCTGGGGAGGAGCACCAGATCCTGCAGCACTCCAGCAGCATTGGTAAAGACCTCCTGGACTTGAGGCCAAGCCAGCCGTCCCACGTCGGCATGCAGCATGAGTGGGTCAGTCGAGAGGGGGATGAGCTGGCCACCCAGCTTGGCCAGGATGGCAGCCCCAGTGCCACTGGCAGGGCCAGGCATCGCAAAGCCACTCGGCTGGAGCTTGGATCATCCCCTGTGAGAaccccaggcagggcaggagccatCCCTGGCCCTGCCTCCACACCACggccagccagcagcagccagcccagAAGGTCCCCGGCTTCCCCCACCGCCCCTACCCAGCTCTCTGTTTTTGAGTGGGCACTGGCCTCTCCACAGCCTCACAGCCCTGTTCTGGGCACTGAGGAAGTTTGCCATCCTGCCCATGGCCAGtttgaggaagaggaggaggagctgcaggccatctgggatggggcagaTGAGCAACGGACACAGAGCCCACCaggaggcagctgtgccagccagcagacagggagcaggacaggcagcttGCCCAGCCCCAACACCACTGTTGGTGGGCCCCTCATCCTCTCATCAGCCAACAACGTGCTAGTGGCCCAATTCACCCTTCCCACCACTGCCCGGCTGCTCTGCAGCCCGTCAGGAGAGAAGAGCCCCAAAGTGGTGCACAGTGGCAGAGGCAGTCCCAGTGGGCTCAAGGTTTCCCCCCACTTGGAGGAGCTGGTGTCTGCAGTCCCCTTGGATGGCTCCAGTGCCTGGGATCGGCGGAAGCATGGgcaagaagaaagagagagcaGCAAT GTTCTTCCGGGTAAAATGGAGTTTCAGATGATGGAGGGGACACTGGAAAGGAAGCACGTATTgcagacaggagggagaaaG GCCAGCTGCCGAGCCTGGGGCCTCTTCCATGCTGTGCTGATGAGGCAGACACTGTGCTTCTACCAGGACCGCAGGGACAGCCTCAAG AGCTCCGTGGTGGCCCTTCCCCTGAATCTCTCTGGAGCAATCTGCACCCCAGATGCTGAGTACACCAAGAAGACCAACTGCTTCAGGCTTCA GCTGCAGGATGGCTCTGAGTACCTCCTGAgggccccctcccagcccctcatgAACGAATGGGTCTCAAAGCTGCAGCAAAACTCAG GTTTCCCTGAAGTGGATTACTTCCAGGCGGTGGCACAGTGTGTCGAgggcactggtgggactggggg TTTCAGCAaggtccccagccctgggagctcccACCTCCAGGGACATAATCAGGTCATGACCACCAGGAGCCAGGAGATCGTGATGTTACCCTGCTCAAACACCCGGCTGCAGAGGTCTCTGGGCAGCCAGGATGGCCCAGCCAAGGGgactgtggcagcagcag AGGATGCTCAGGGGGCTGGGCACAAGGAGCAGCAGTGGTCACCCGGGGGGTCACCCAGGCTGTGGGACAACATCTGCCAAGAAGATGACTATGGGCTGGTGACCAACAAGAGGAGGTCCTATTCCTTCACCTCAG CGACCTACCAGAAGATCACCCCAGTGGTCATGCCCAAGGAGCCAGTGGAGGCCGGGAGCAGCTACTCAGTCACCCTGTACATAGGGGAGCAAGTGCCAGCCATGCCCCGGGCACGCTGTCACTCTTTTGTGGCCCAAACGGGGAGCCCCCGGGACACGCTAGGGGAGAAGACCACCAGCCCCCTTCGCCCCAAGAACAAATCTGTTTTCAAGAAGTTCTTTGGGAAGAAAGAGTGA